A region from the Desmonostoc muscorum LEGE 12446 genome encodes:
- a CDS encoding microviridin/marinostatin family tricyclic proteinase inhibitor: MSENKPEDLNSQAVPFFARFLEGQSFEDLSDEESEGFSGGGCTSKKNDELVQTLKFPSDQEDGVTKKYPSDNDEYAVTQKYPSDGDDTSPILPG, translated from the coding sequence GTGTCTGAAAACAAACCAGAAGATTTGAATTCACAAGCAGTACCATTCTTTGCCCGATTCTTGGAAGGGCAAAGCTTTGAAGACCTTTCTGATGAAGAATCAGAAGGCTTTAGCGGTGGTGGATGCACAAGCAAGAAGAATGATGAACTTGTCCAAACCTTGAAGTTTCCATCTGATCAAGAAGATGGAGTAACCAAGAAGTATCCTTCTGATAATGACGAGTACGCTGTTACTCAGAAGTACCCTTCAGATGGTGATGACACTTCGCCGATTTTACCTGGA